In the genome of Caulobacter flavus, the window TTGAGATGGTGGAGGCGCTGGGTGCGGCTCTCGCTAAGATTGCCCTCGACGAACCGGTGTAGCGTCGGTATCTAGAGCTTGACTGTTTCGGGGGTGAAACAGTCGGGGGCATATCTGGGGGCTCATCCGTGTCCGTTTTTCGTAGCGTCGCCATCACGGCGTGCCTGTTTCTGGCCGCCTGCACCACCACCAACACCCGTCTGGCCGACAAGGCGCCGACCAAGCCGGCGGCGGGCGCCAAGATCCTGATCGTCCAGCCGGACATCGAGCTGAGCCTGCTGACGGTCACCGGCCTGCAGGAAGCGCGCGCCGACTGGTCCAGCCAGGCCCGCGCCAACATCAAGCGCGAACTGGAAGAGGCCGCGACCGCCAAGTCGCACGTCTTCCGCTCGCTGGATCCGGCCAGCGTCGAGGACCAGCGCGCCCTGCAGCTGCTGCGCCTGCACGAAGCCGTCGGCGACTCGATCCGCGGCTTCAACTACGGCCTCTACAAACTGCCGACCAAGAAGAGCTTCGACTGGACGCTCGGCGCCGGCACGCAGAGCTTGGCCCAGACCTATGACGCCGACTACGCCCTGTTCACCACGGGTCGTGGTTCCTATTCCAGCGGCGGGCGTAAGGCCGCCATGGTCGGCGCGGCCCTGCTCGGCGTGGGCCTGCCGATGGCCCAGCAATACGCCTTCACCTCGCTGATCGACCTGAAGACCGGCAAGGTGGTGTGGTTCAACGTCGCCATGGCCGGCACCGACTCCGACATGCGCTCGCCCGAGGGCGCGGAGACCTTCGCCAAGGCCCTGCTGAAGGACGCGCCGCTCTGATGCCCCGCGTCCTTCGCCCGCGGGCGAAGGGCCTGGCCCTGCTGGCCGCCGCCGTCCTGGCGGCGGCGCCGGCGGGCGCCCAACCCCGCGCCCCGCACCTGCGCCCGGCCGAGACCTCCGACGAGGGCGGCATCTGGGCGCTGTCGGAGAAGGCCGAACTCGCGGCCCGCCAGTCGGCCGAGCGCAACCGCGATCCGGCCCTCAACGCCTATGTCGCCGGGATCATCGCCAAGCTGGCGCCCGAGTACCAGGGCGACATCCGCGTCTATGTGATGGACCGGCCGTTCTTCAACGCCCAGATGGCCGCCAACGGCTACGGCGAGGTCTGGTCCAGCGTCCTGTTGCGGGCGCAGAGCGAGGACGAGCTGGCCTATGTGCTGGGCCACGAGATCGGTCACTTCTCGGAGAACCACTCGATCGAGTCCTACCGCTCGCTGAAGGCGAGGCTGGGCGCGACCATGGTGCTGCAGGCCGTGGTGACCGTCGCCGCCGCCGGCGCGGCCGTCAACGCGGGCTCGGCCCAGGGGGCCACCGACATCATGCGCGCGGCCAGCGCCGTCAGCGACCTGATCTATCTGGGACAGCTGGCGGCCTATTTCGGCTATTCGCGCGAGAACGAGAGCGAAGCCGACGCCCTGGGCTTCAAGCGGGCGGTCGCGGCGGGCTACGACCCCGCCGCCGGCGCCGCCATCTGGCGCTCGCTGATGGCCGAGACCGAGGCCTCCAGCTTCAAGCGCGTGCGCGAGCAGCAGGCCCGGCCCAACGTCTTCAACACCCATCCGCTCAGCGTCGAGCGGGTGAAGGCCCTCGACGACATGGCCGCCAAGAGCCCGGTCAAGGCCTCGACATCCGATCGCAAGGCCTATCGGGCGATGATCCGCCCGCATCTGGCCGTCTGGCTGAAGGACGACCTGCGCCGGCGCGACTATGGCCAGAGCCTGGTCCTGATCGACCGGCTGTCGACCCAGGGCGAGGACCTCGGGGTCCTGACCTTCTACCGCGCCGAGGCCTATCGTCAGCGGCGCGGCGAGGGCGACCTCGAGCTGGCCCGCAAGGCCTATGCCGAGGCCGGCGCCCATGCCGACGCGCCGATCGCCGCCTGGCGCTGCCTGGGCGACCTGTCGCTGCAGGCCGGCGACCGCGCGGCCGCCAAGACCGCCTACGAAACCTATCTCGCCCGTGCGCCCCAGGCGCAGGACCGCTGGCTGGTCGAGGCCAGCCTCAAGAAACTCTCCGAAGGAAGCGCGACATGATCCGCACGAACACCCTGCGCCTGCTGACGGCCTCCGCCCTGGTCATGAGCCTGTCGGCCTGCGTCAGCGTCACCTCGGCCCCGGCCGGCCCCTACAAGGTGGGCGCGGCCACGGTCACCCTCGGCCACGAATGGTCGGACGTCAGCGCCATCATGTACGCCCGCCCGGCCAAGGTGCGCCTGCTGTCGATGGACGGTCCGCTGCTGAACCGCCTCTATGTGACCGACGGCCTCGCGCCGGGCGAGTTCATGGTCAAGCCGATGGCCAAGGAGCGTCCGACCCCGACCTATCGCGCTGGCATGGCCCCGACCGAGCTGGTCGAGTTCGTCACCGACAGCGTCGCGGCCCTCGAATACCAGCGGGTCGAGACCGACAACCTGCGTCCGGCCAAGGTCGGCTCGGCCGACGGCCTGCGGTTCGACCTGAAGGCCAAGACCAAGGAAGGCCTCGACATCTCCGGCGCGGCCCAGGTGGCCGAGGTCGGCGGCAAGCTCTACGTCGTGCTCTACATCGCTCCGAGCGAGCACTACTTCGCCGCCGAATTGCCGGAAGTGGAGACGGTGCTGGGCTCGGTGAAGGTGGGGTAGGGCCAATCTTGCCAGTGGTATCCACTAGAAACGTACACTCGCCCTGTGGTGGTGCGGTTGAGGTTCCATGAACTGGCAAGTTATTGGAGGATTTGTCGGGCTAGCGGGTCTTGTACTTGGCATTTGGAATCGATTGGAGCAATGGCGTGAAGTAAAGCGGCGATCCTCCGAGAATTTGCCGATTTTTACCGCAACTCTGGACCGGGTGGGTCCCGATTGGCTGACCATAAGTCTTTCGATCGTCAATCCAGGAAATCTCAATTTCGCTATGACGCGGGTGCGAGTCCTTTCTCCACGTAAATGTTGGGTTGCGCCTCGTGTTGAGGTCGTGGGCAACGATCCGCCACTTAGATCAATGAAGGTAGAGTGGTCTGTATATGCCCAGCCGACCCCCACAGGGCATCGAGCAGCTTCTGCCACCACGTTTCGTTGCCGGGCTCCTGAAGGACGAAGGCCGAAAATCGTCATTGAAGGATATATAGTAAAGTCAGGGCGTCCCCGTTTTCGTGAGCCGGTACATGTCTCATTGCCGGGCGAGAAAGCGGAAGTTCACAGACCTCGTTAGCTAGCGGGTCTCACCCCTCGAAATACCGCTCGACCTGCTCGGCCCAGCCGTAGGACGTCTTCGACAGCTGGTCGCGGTCGTAGGCGGGGCTGTCCTTGAACCGGTCCTTCGACAGGTCGGTGGCGTAGGCCTCGGCCTTGTCGTCGAAGGTCAGGATGCGCCAGGGCAGGGGGTGGTACTTGCCGCCGGTGAACAGGCCGGCAGGCTCGACGGCGACGTAGCGGCCGACGCCGGCGTCGCGGTCGACGAAGACCTCGCGGATCACGCCCAGCTTGTGGCCCTTGGGGTCGGTGACCGCGACCCCGATCAGGTCGCCGCTCTTCACCAGCCGATCGTCCAGCGACATGGCGTCTCTCCTCGCGAATGCTCCCTCGGCAACGCTCGTCGCGCCCGGGGAGTTGCCGCCAAAGGCGTTGCCAAGCCCGGCAAAGCCCGCGATGGATCGGGCATGAGCACGCCGCCTCCCTCGCCCGAAGCCCTTCCCGCCGATCGCCCCATCGTTCTCGTGGCCGCCGCCGCCCTGATCGACGTCGACGGGCGGGTGCTGATCTGCCAGCGGCCCGAGGGCAAGTCGCAGGCCGGCCTGTGGGAGTTTCCGGGCGGCAAGGTCGAGAAGGGCGAGACGCCCGAACAGTGCCTGATCCGCGAACTGCACGAGGAGCTGGGCATCACCGTCGCCCAGGCCTGCCTGGCCCCCTTCGTCTTCGCCTCGCACACCTACGAGACGTTCCACCTGCTGATGCCGCTCTATCTGCTGCGGCGTTGGGAAGGGCAGGTGACGGCCAAGGAGCACAAGGCCATGGCCTGGGTGAAGCCCGACAAGTTGTCGGACTACGACATGCCGCCTGCCGACCTTCCACTGGTCGCCTGGCTAAGGGATGTGCTTTAACTCAGACAAATTGCGCGCAGGCGCGAAGCGTTTGAGGAAACGACCGTGACGAATTTCGACCCCCAGCCTTCGCGACGCATCCTGCTGGCCGGCGCGGGAGCCGTGGGTCTGGGCGGCCTGGCCGGCGAGGCCCTGGCCGCCGCGCCAGCCGCGCCGCTGCTCAATCCGGTCGTGCGCCAGCGGGCCGACGCGCAGGTCTTCAGGCATTCGGACGGTTACTACTACCTGACCGGCTCGGTGCCCGAATACGACCGGCTGATCGTGCGCCGCTCGCGCACCCTGGCGGGGCTTGCCTCGGCCGAAGAGGCCGTGATCTGGCGGCGGCCGGCCGAAGGCAAGCTGGGCGGCTATATCTGGGCGCCCGAACTGCACTGGATCGACGGCGCCTGGCACATGTACTTCGCCGCCGGCGACAAGGGCCAGCCGTTCCGCATCCGCACCTACGTGCTGCGCTGCGACGGCAGGAACGCCCTTACCGGGACCTGGAGCCTGCTGGGCGAGGTGCAGACCCCGTGGGACAGCTTCAACCTCGACTCCACGATCTTCCACCACAAGGGCGTGCGCTATTTCTGCTGGGCGCAGAAGGAGCCGGGGATCGAGACCAACAGCAACCTCTACCTCGCCCCCTTGGCCACGCCCCTGACCCTGGGCCGGCCGCCGGTTCGCCTGACCGTGCCGACGCTCGACTGGGAGGTGCGCGGCTTCAAGGTGGCCGAGGCGCCGGCGGTGCTGATCCGCAACGGCCGCGTGTTCATCGCCTATTCGGCCAGCGCCACCGACGACCGTTACTGCCTGGGCCTGCTGACCGCCGACGCGGACGCCGACCTGATGAGCGAGGCGTCGTGGACCAAGTCGCCCCAGCCCGTGTTCGTCTCGTCCGAGGAGACCGGCGTCTGGGGACCGGGCCACAACTCGTTCACCGTCGACGAGCAGGGTCGCGACGTCCTGGTCTTCCACGGCCGCGATTACAAGGCGATCAAGGGCAACCCGCTGTTCGATCCCAACCGCCACACGCGGGTGCAGCGCCTCTACTACAAGGCCGACGGGACGCTCGATTTCGGCGTGCCGGCCGGGGCGGGGGAAATCCCCGACCGGTTCTCGCCACTCGACCGGTCGGGCGCGTTCCTGCGCGTCGAGGGCGAGGCGGTCGGCGTGGGCGAAGGTCCGCTGGCGGCGACGCAGCTGCGCCAGAAGGCCGGACCGGCCGGAACGGTGACGCTGGAGCCGATCCTGCGGCCGGGCCACATGCTGCGGGTCGAGGCTGGCAAGGTGGTCGTTGCGCCGGCGGCGTCCGGCGACAGGGCCGCGGTCTTCAAGCGCGTGAAGGGCCTGGCCGGTAGGGGCGTGTCGTTCCAGGCGTCGGACGGCGGCTATCTGGGTCACCGCGACGGCGCGGTGGTGGTCGGGCCGGCGAGGGACGCCAGGGCGCGGGCTGCGGCGACGTTCGTGGTGAGCTAGAGACCCTCCCCCGAAGGGGGAGGTGGCCCGGAGGGCCGGAGGGGGAAGTCTCCGCTGCCGTTCAGAAGGTTGTTGGCCCAAAGGTCATCTGCCCCCTCCGTCGGCTTCGCCGACACCTCCCCCTTCGGGGAGAGGGTCTAATTACCCCGCCTTGTCGCCCGCCGGCTGTTCCTTCACCCCCAGCGCGTCGGCCAGCCGCATCTTGGCCGAGCCGGGCCGCAACGGTTTCTGCTGGCTGTCGTGCGGGGCCCAGCCGGTGGCGGTGACGATCTCGAAGGTGGCGGGCACGCGGCCGTCGGCCTCGGCGAAGCGCTCCTGGTAGATCTCCAGCGCCCGGAACAGCAGCTTGCGGGTCAGCGGCTTGCGCGAGCGGTCGAGCAGCACGCTGGTCTCGCCCATGCGGCGCAGATCCTGCAGCAGGGCGATGGGGTGGGCGTAGCGCACCTTCACGCGGTCGACGTCGGCCACCGGCAGGGTGAAGCCGGCGCGTTGCAGCAGGCCCGCGGCGTCCACCGTGTCGGCGAAGGGCGAGACGCGCATCGAGACGCCGCCGGCGATCTCGTCCTCGGCCGCCATCAGCGACTGGCGCAGTTCGGTCAGGGTGGCCCCGCCAAACAGCGCGCCGATAAAGAGGCCGTCGGGCTTGAGGGCGCGGCGGATCTGGATCAGGGCGCCGACCAGGTCGTTGGTCCAGTGCAGGGCCAGGGTCGAGACGACAAGGTCCAGCGTCTCGTCGCCGAACGGCAGGCGCTCCTCGTCGGCGACGACGGTGGCGCCGTCGCGTCTTGCCAGCATCCGGGCCGACAGGTCGGTGTCGATCAGGAGGCCGATCTTGGCGGCGGCGTCGCTCTCGGACAGCGCCTGGCGGAAAGCGCCGTCTCGGCTTCCGAGATCGACGGCGACCGGAAACTGCCGCAGGATCGCCTCCAGCCGCATGACCGCGTCACCGGCGGCGCGCGCCTTCAGGAAACCGGCCTGGCCGAAGTTGGGCGCGGCGCGATCGAGGCGAGCGCGGAGAAGATCGCGGTCGAAGAGGAGAGGCGAACTGGTCATGCGGGCGGAACATGGCGATTCCTTCTCCCGATGGAAACCCGGTCCACGCCTGATGGGCCTCGGAAGAGGGCTGCTGGACCTGATCCTGCCGCCCCGCGCCTTCGACGGCGAGCCGGCCCTGACGCCGGGGCTGTCGGCCGGCGCCTGGAGCCGCATCGTCTTTCTCGACGGCCCCGTGTGCGACGGCTGCGGCGCGCCCTTTCCCTTCGACCAGGGCGAGCCGCTGTGCGCGCTGTGCCAGGCCCAGCCGAGGGCCTTCGCCAGGGCGCGCGCCGCCTGCCTCTACGACGAACACTCGCGCGACCTGGTGCTGAAGCTCAAGCACGCCGACCGCACCGATCTTTCGGGCCTGTTCGCTCGCTGGATCTCGCGCGCCGCCCCGGACCTGCTGGACGAGGCCCAGGCGGTGGTTCCCGTGCCGATGCACCGCGCCAGGCTTCTGCGCCGCCGTTACAATCAGGCCGCCGAGATCGCCCGCCCTCTGGCCCGGGCGGCGGGGCGACCGTATCTGGCCGACGCCCTGGTCAGGAAACGCGACACCGCCAGCCAGGGCGGCAAGTCGGCCGACGGGCGTCGCCGCAACGTCGCCGCCGCCTTCGCCGTGCCCGACGCCAAGCGGCCGCTCATCGAGGGAAAGCGGGTTCTGCTGGTCGACGACGTGTTGACGACCGGAGCCACCGCAGAGGGATGCGCGCGGGCGCTGCTGGCGGCTGGAGCCTCGGCTGTCGACCTTACTGTCGTCGCGCGCGTTACAGAAATGCGAAGCCGTCCTATATGAGGGCGGGAATCCAACCCTTTGGAACCGAAATGGCCAAGGTCACCATCTACACCCGTCCCTTCTGCGGCTACTGCGCCCGCGCCCTGAAGCTGCTCAACGACAAGGGCGCCGACTTCGCCGAGATCGAAGCCGGCATGGACCCCAAGCTGCGCCAGGAAATGATGGAGCGCTCGGGTCGCAACACCTTCCCGCAGATCTTCGTCGGCGAGCAGCATATCGGCGGCTGCGACGACATGATGGCGCTGGAGCGCGAGGGCAAGCTGGACGCTCTGCTCGCCGCATGAGCCCGTCCGCGCCCCTGCGGGTCGGCCTGGTCCAGACCCGGACGCCCGCGACCCACGCCGCGGCGCTGGCCCACGTGGCGCCGCTGGTGCGCGAGGCGATCGCGCGGGGCGCCCGTTTCGTGCTAACGCCCGAGTGCACCAACGTGCTGCAGAAGGATCGCGACCGGCTGCTGCCGACGCTGACGGCCCTGGAGGACGATCCGGTGGTGAACGGCCTGCGCGAGATCGCGGCCGAGACCGGAACCTGGATCGACGTCGGCTCGGCCCTGGTGCGGCGCGAGGACGGAAAAGCCGCCAACCGCCAGGCCGTCATCGATCCGACCGGCGCGATCGTGTCCACCTATGACAAGCTGCACATGTTCGACGTGCAGCTGCCTACCGGTGAGACCGCGAAGGAATCGGCGACCTATACGCCCGGCGAACGGGCGGTGGTGGTCGACACGCCGCTGGCGGCCTTCGGCCTGACCATCTGCTACGACATGCGCTTTCCGGCCCTGCATCGGGCCCTGGCGCTGGCGGGCGCCAAGGTGATCACCGCCCCGGCGGCCTTCACCCGTCCGACGGGCGAGGCCCACTGGGAGGTGCTGCTGCGCGCCCGGGCCATCGAGACCGGCTCGTTCGTGATCGCCGCCGCCCAGGGCGGCTTCCACGAGGACGGGCGCGGCACCTGGGGTCGCTCGATCGCCGTCGGCCCGTGGGGCGAGGTGATCGGCAAGCTTGACCACGACGAGCCCGGCGTGCTGATCGCCGATCTCGACCTGGAGGCCGCCGACAAGGCCCGCGCGGCCATCCCGGTCCTGGCCAACGCCCGTGAATTCACGGGCCCCTGACCCCATATCAGGACCATGATCAAGTACGCGCTCGCCTGTGACCATGCGCACGAGTTCGAAGGCTGGTTCGGCTCGTCGGGCGACTATGACGACCAGGCCGCCCGGGGTCTGGTCGAGTGCCCCGTCTGCGGTTCGACGGGCGTGCGCAAGCAGATCATGGCCCCCGCCGTGGCCGGCACGAAGGCCCAGCGTTCGGCCCCCGAGCCCGACGCCCGCATGCGCGAGATGATGATGGCCGCCATGAGCGAGGTGCGCCGCGAGGTCGAGGACAACTTCGACTATGTCGGCGACCGCTTCGCCAAGGAGGCCCGCGACATCCACGAGGGCCGGTCCGAGGAGCGCGGCATCTATGGCGAGGCCTCGCCCAAGGAGGTCAAGAGCCTGCTGGAGGACGGCGTCAGGATCGCCGCCCTGCCGCCCGCGCCGCCGAAGAAGACGGACGTGAACTAGGCATCGCCGTTGCGCGCGCCGCGATCGCGGCTCAGCTTGAGCGCATGCGAGATTTCAGGCTGTGGTTGATTCTCCTGGCGGTCGCCGGCGCGCTCGGAGCGGCTGGGCCGTCAGCCGCGGCCCCGGACCCCAATGTGTTCTCGGCGTCGCACCAGCTGGGGTTCAGCGGCGCGGTGGTGACCGTGCGCGAGGATTATCGCGCGACGAAATGGCCGGTCTCGCGCCGCACCTTCGTGCTGCATGGGGCCAGCGGCCGGACCGTCTCGCTGGCCCTGGCCAATGGTGGTGCGAGCAACCTCAGCACGCTCAGCCTCTACGGCGACGGCGGCAGGTTCTTCCTGATCGGGGCGGTCGAGTGCGTGGAGTTCGATCCGGTCGCGGTCACCGCCGCGCGCTGCCGCAAGCGTCCGCCCTGCGCCGCCTTCGGGCGGGAAGGCGTGAGCTTCCTCGGGCGCTTCGACTGGGCGAACGGCTTTGATCCGCCCTATGGCCACTTCGGCCTCCGCTGGCGCTTCCTGCCGCAGGAGGACGCCTCGGAGACGTCCTTCTGCCCCGATCGCTAGCGCCTAGCCCAGCTTTTCCTTGAAGAACGCCAGGGTGCGGCCGTTGGCGGTTTCGGCGTCGGCCTTGTCGTAGTGATTGCCGCCTGGACGGGCGAAGGCGTGGTTGCGGCCCGGATAGACGTGAACCTCGACGTTCGGGCGGCCGGCCAGGGCCTCGACGATGGTCTTGCGCGCCTCGGGGCCGATGAACTCGTCCTCGCCGGCCAGGTGCATCAGCAGCGGGGCCTTCACGCCGTCGGCCTCGCCGACATAGCGCTCGGTGCCGCCGCCGTAATAGGCCACGGCCGCGTCGGGCGCGCCGCGGGCCGCGCCGAGGAAGGTCATCAGCCCGCCCAGGCAGTAGCCCGTCAGCCCGACCTTGCCGTTGCCGCCGGCGATCGTACGCGCCGCCTCGACGGTCTTGAGCACGTCGGCCGCGCCCTGGTCGAAGTCGTAGGCGCCGTAGATGTCGAGCGCCTTCTTCCAGTTGGCCTCGTCGTTCTCCGACATCGAGAGCCCCGGCTCGACGCGCCAGAACAGGTCGGGGCAGACGGCGATGAAGCCCTGCACGGCGTATTCGGCGGCGATCAGGCGGATGCCGGCGTTGACGCCGAAGATCTCCTGCACGACCACCACGACGGGCGCCGGACCGGGGGTGTCGGGGCGGACGACCAGGGCCTGAAAGCTTCCGTCGTCGGTCTGAATGGTCAGGCTCTCGGCCATGGTCGTGCTCCTCGCGGCTGCGTGGCCAGACCATGGTGCGGGGCGATCGTCGGGGCTTGAACGATACCGTCCCGCCCGCGCTGGCCGCATCGTTCAAAGGCGCAACGTTCAGACGGGCATGAAAAAGCCCGCCCCCGGAAAGGGGCGGGCCATCCGACCGTTCAGCGAGCCCGCTTAGCGGTAGCGGTACTCGTAGTGGCAGTTCTTCTTGGAGTTCTTCTTGGCGATCTGGTTGCCGGCCACCGCGCCGACCACGCCGCCGAGAATCGCGCCCTCGGTCTTGGCGCCGTTGCCGGCCACGGCCGCGCCGAGCGTGCCGCCGGTCAGACCGCCGATCACCGTGCCCTTGTTGCGCGACTTCTTGGTGCTCTTGCAGACGAGCACGCGTTCGCGGCGCTGCTGGGCCTCGGCGGCGGTGACGGCGAGCGTGGAGGCGGTGAAGGCGAGGCTCACCGCGACGATCAAGGTTTTCATCTGGACGCGCATGGCGACCTCCGTTTGAGAGCGTGTGTTCTATGTCCCTTGAGGGGATAACGCCGAAGCTCCGTGTCGGTTCTATGTCGGACGCCCGACGCGGAGATCGGCTTTCGCGTCAGCCTTCGAGGCGATAGCGGTTGTCGCTGTCGGGGCAGACGCGGACGTAGCGGGTCTCGTTGCGGCCCTGGTACTCGGTCTGGGCCGGGGCCAGGCGGCACTTGCGCTCGCTGTAGCGGTTCCATTCCGAATAGCCGCCGGCCCGGTCGCGGTACTCGGCGCTTTCGCGATAGGGCACGGTGTCCTCGTACGACCAGTACTGGCCGCGAGTGTCGCAGCGGGCCTTGGCGGCCGAGTTGCCGATCGCCGCGCCCACGCCGGCGCCGGCCAGGGCCCCGAGCACCGCGCCCTCGGTGCGGGCGTTGCGGGCGGCGACGTTGGAGCCGATCACCGCCCCGGCCAGGGCGCCGATCACGCCGCCGGCGGTGGCGTTGCGCTTGGCGTCGTCGCGGCAGGGGTCGTTATAGCCGCCCGACAGACCAGACCCGCCGGCATAGGCGGGAGGAGCCGGCGGACCATTGTCCCAGCGGCCGGCCTCGTTCGGATAGCGACGGTCGTAGGCGCCGCGGCCGTAGCGGCGGTCATAGTCGTCGCGGGCGCGCTGGTACTCGGCGCGGTCGGACTCCCACTGCTGGCGTTGGGTTTCGTAGTCGTCGGCGTAGCGGTTGTCCTGGCCGCTGGTGTCGAAGCGGCGGGCCTCGTCCGGATAGCGGCGGTCATAGGCGCCGCGGCCGTTGCGGGCGTCGTAGCGGTCGCGGGCCCGCTCGTAGGCGGCGCGGTCGGCCTCGAACTGGCGCTGTTCGCCGTAGTAGGCGTTGCTGGTCGGGTAGGCGGGCGTGCGCCAGCGGCGGGCCTCGTCCGGATAGCGCCGGTCGTAGGCGCCGGAGCCGTAGCGGCGGTCGTAGTCGCTGCGCGCGCGCTCGTAGGCCGCGCGATCGGCGTCGTACTGGGCCTGGCGGCTGTCGTAGTCGGCCCGGCGGGCCTCGTAGGACGAGCGCTGCTCCTCGTAGGTGCGCAGCTGCTGCTGGTAGCCGGCGTCCTGAGCCAGCGCGGGCGCGGCCGTGCTGATGGCGACGGCGCCGGCCATCAGCCAAGCCATGCGGCGGGAAGTCATGGGGAAGTCTCCGTTCCGACGAACGAGCTGGCGTCCCGCCCCACAAGACGCCGGCTCGGGTTCAAAGTCCCTGCGGCGGAATAAGCCTTGGCGAAGGCCAAGGTTCCCGAAAGGGCCGGATCAGTCGTTCAGCCAGGTGACGGCGAAGCGATCGCCGGTCCAAACCGCCACCGCCAGCGAGGCTTCCTCGGTTCCGAAGGCGAGGGCGGGGGCCTTCAGTTCGACCTGGCGCGGCTCGTCGGCGGCGCAGGGGGCGCCGACGTCCTTGGCGCAGGTGGTGGGGTAGGTCCCGGGCGGCTGGGCGGCGATGAAGAACCCGCTGGCGTCGGCCACCATGGTCACGGTCTGCGGCTTGCCGGGCGCCGCGCCGCGCTCGACCACCAGCACGTGAGCCCCGCCGCGCGGCTCCAGCCGCGCCTGGTCGGCCTTGCCGTCGCCGTCGAAATCGCCGGCCAGGGTCGGCAGGGCGGCGGCGAGGGCGAGCAGCAGGACGGACATGGGATGGCGCTCCGGACGTTACGACCTGAGGTTGGCGCGCGGCCGGCGAGGGTTCAAGCCTCTTTCAGGGCCGAGCGCAGGTCGGTGCGCGCGAAGTCGTCGCCCTTCTAGAGCAGGGCGCCGCCGCCGCGGGTCTTGGCGAGGGCGTAGGCGAAGCAATCGCCGAGGTTCAAGACGTTCCTGCCGAACCTGATCCTGGCCGCCAGCGCGATCTCGAACTGACGAGCGTCGACCGTGGCGATGCTGATCCCGAGATTGGCGAAGAGCGCATTTACGCGCTCTCGGCCATCTGGACCATCGAGGGCCTGGACGCGGACATGCACTTCCCAGGCGTTGATGGGAGAAATGACTGTCACGTCCGAGTTCGCCAGGATCTCGAAGTACGCTTCCCAATCCGGTTCTCGCAACAGAATGGCGACCAGGGCGGAAGCGTCGACGACGATCATCGTGGCAGGCCGTCCTTGTCGTAAAGGTCGGCGTCCGTGAGGGTTTCGCCAGCGTGCGGCAGGGCCCAGAAGGCTTCCAGCGTTTCCAGGGCAGCGGCTCGTCGCCCTGCCTTGTCGGCAACGCTTCCGGCTTCCGCGCCAAGCGTTGCGTCCCGCGCCCCATCCCGCGCTCCATCTCGCGCCAACGTCGCGAGCACCGCCGCGTCGATGGCCTCGGAGAGGCTGCCGCCGCGCTGCCGCGCCAGTTCGCGGACGTGCTCCACGACCTGGCTTTCGATCTCGATGGTCTCGAACTTGGTCATCGCGGCAGGAAACATACCGCGAACCTCGTTCGCCGTCACGCCGCCGGCTTGGTGACCGTCATCATGTAGTTGATGTCGACGTCGGTGGAGCGGCTCCAGCGGCCGGTGAGCGGATTGTAGGCCACGCCGAACGGTCCGTGCATCTCGACCGGCTCGCCGGCCAGGAAGGCGCGCAGCTCTTCGGGCTTGAGGAACTGCTTCCACTCGTGGGTGCCGGGCGGCACCCAGCGCAGCACGTACTCGGCGCCGATCTTGGCCAGGGCCAGGGCCTTGAACGTGCGGTTGAGGGTGGCGACGATCATCAGGCCGCCGGGCTTGAGCAACTGCGAGCAGGTGCGCAGGAAGGCGCCCGGATCGGCCACGTGTTCGATGACCTCCATGGTCAGCACCACGTCGAACGGCCCCGCGCCCTCGGCCAGCAGTTGCTCGGCGGTGGCGGGGCGATAGCCGATGGCGAGGCCCTGCTCGGCGGCGTGGGCCGCGGCGGTCTTGATGTTGTTTTCCGAGGCGTCGATGGCGGTGACGGAAAAGCCCAGGCGGGCCATCGGCTCGGAGAGCAGACCGCCGCCGCAGCCGATGTCGATCAGGGACAGGCCCTCGAAGGGAGCGCGGTCGTTGCCGTCGCGGTCGAAGCGCTCCAGCGCCTGCTCGCGGATGAAGGCCAGCCGGCAGGGATTGAACACGTGCAGCGGCGCGAACTTGCCCTTCGGGTCCCACCACTCGGCGGCGATGGCCGAGAACCGCGCCACGTCGG includes:
- a CDS encoding M48 family metallopeptidase, producing MPRVLRPRAKGLALLAAAVLAAAPAGAQPRAPHLRPAETSDEGGIWALSEKAELAARQSAERNRDPALNAYVAGIIAKLAPEYQGDIRVYVMDRPFFNAQMAANGYGEVWSSVLLRAQSEDELAYVLGHEIGHFSENHSIESYRSLKARLGATMVLQAVVTVAAAGAAVNAGSAQGATDIMRAASAVSDLIYLGQLAAYFGYSRENESEADALGFKRAVAAGYDPAAGAAIWRSLMAETEASSFKRVREQQARPNVFNTHPLSVERVKALDDMAAKSPVKASTSDRKAYRAMIRPHLAVWLKDDLRRRDYGQSLVLIDRLSTQGEDLGVLTFYRAEAYRQRRGEGDLELARKAYAEAGAHADAPIAAWRCLGDLSLQAGDRAAAKTAYETYLARAPQAQDRWLVEASLKKLSEGSAT
- a CDS encoding PRC-barrel domain-containing protein, with the translated sequence MSLDDRLVKSGDLIGVAVTDPKGHKLGVIREVFVDRDAGVGRYVAVEPAGLFTGGKYHPLPWRILTFDDKAEAYATDLSKDRFKDSPAYDRDQLSKTSYGWAEQVERYFEG
- the mutT gene encoding 8-oxo-dGTP diphosphatase MutT, with translation MSTPPPSPEALPADRPIVLVAAAALIDVDGRVLICQRPEGKSQAGLWEFPGGKVEKGETPEQCLIRELHEELGITVAQACLAPFVFASHTYETFHLLMPLYLLRRWEGQVTAKEHKAMAWVKPDKLSDYDMPPADLPLVAWLRDVL
- a CDS encoding glycoside hydrolase family 43 protein, coding for MTNFDPQPSRRILLAGAGAVGLGGLAGEALAAAPAAPLLNPVVRQRADAQVFRHSDGYYYLTGSVPEYDRLIVRRSRTLAGLASAEEAVIWRRPAEGKLGGYIWAPELHWIDGAWHMYFAAGDKGQPFRIRTYVLRCDGRNALTGTWSLLGEVQTPWDSFNLDSTIFHHKGVRYFCWAQKEPGIETNSNLYLAPLATPLTLGRPPVRLTVPTLDWEVRGFKVAEAPAVLIRNGRVFIAYSASATDDRYCLGLLTADADADLMSEASWTKSPQPVFVSSEETGVWGPGHNSFTVDEQGRDVLVFHGRDYKAIKGNPLFDPNRHTRVQRLYYKADGTLDFGVPAGAGEIPDRFSPLDRSGAFLRVEGEAVGVGEGPLAATQLRQKAGPAGTVTLEPILRPGHMLRVEAGKVVVAPAASGDRAAVFKRVKGLAGRGVSFQASDGGYLGHRDGAVVVGPARDARARAAATFVVS
- a CDS encoding methyltransferase domain-containing protein encodes the protein MTSSPLLFDRDLLRARLDRAAPNFGQAGFLKARAAGDAVMRLEAILRQFPVAVDLGSRDGAFRQALSESDAAAKIGLLIDTDLSARMLARRDGATVVADEERLPFGDETLDLVVSTLALHWTNDLVGALIQIRRALKPDGLFIGALFGGATLTELRQSLMAAEDEIAGGVSMRVSPFADTVDAAGLLQRAGFTLPVADVDRVKVRYAHPIALLQDLRRMGETSVLLDRSRKPLTRKLLFRALEIYQERFAEADGRVPATFEIVTATGWAPHDSQQKPLRPGSAKMRLADALGVKEQPAGDKAG
- a CDS encoding ComF family protein; amino-acid sequence: MGLGRGLLDLILPPRAFDGEPALTPGLSAGAWSRIVFLDGPVCDGCGAPFPFDQGEPLCALCQAQPRAFARARAACLYDEHSRDLVLKLKHADRTDLSGLFARWISRAAPDLLDEAQAVVPVPMHRARLLRRRYNQAAEIARPLARAAGRPYLADALVRKRDTASQGGKSADGRRRNVAAAFAVPDAKRPLIEGKRVLLVDDVLTTGATAEGCARALLAAGASAVDLTVVARVTEMRSRPI
- the grxC gene encoding glutaredoxin 3, with amino-acid sequence MAKVTIYTRPFCGYCARALKLLNDKGADFAEIEAGMDPKLRQEMMERSGRNTFPQIFVGEQHIGGCDDMMALEREGKLDALLAA